From Salvelinus namaycush isolate Seneca chromosome 2, SaNama_1.0, whole genome shotgun sequence, one genomic window encodes:
- the LOC120063922 gene encoding glutaredoxin-1-like gives MAQEFVETKLRGDKVTIFLKPSCPYCVTAKEVLTKYKFKAGHLEFIDITGRSDMSSLQDYFLEITGARTVPRVFIGEECVGGGSDVADLDESGKLEGMLQSIGALQ, from the exons ATGGCACAGGAATTTGTCGAAACTAAACTTAGAGGAGACAAAGTTACAATATTTCTCAAACCATCGTGCCCGTATTGCGTTACGGCCAAAGAGGTCTTGACAAAGTACAAATTCAAAGCTGGGCATTTAGAATTTATTGACATAACTGGACGGAGCGATATGAGTAGTTTACAGGACTACTTTTTGGAGATAACTGGAGCTCGGACG gtcccGCGGGTGTTCATCGGTGAGGAGTGTGTGGGAGGGGGCAGTGACGTGGCAGATCTGGACGAAAGTGGGAAACTGGAGGGGATGCTGCAGTCCATTGGCGCGCTGCAGTGA